The following proteins are encoded in a genomic region of Mycolicibacterium rutilum:
- the lon gene encoding endopeptidase La, which yields MAEVKTVPVLFSSESIVLPGMVVPIELDDAARAAVDAARASESGELLIAPRLDDRYPSYGVLATIVQIGRMVGGPAAVVRGGSRAHIGAGATGPGAALWVEVTEVAENQPGDETFKLAAEYKKLLLAMLQRREAWQIIDFVNQLSDPSALADTAGYASYLTQVQKRQLLETPDVAERLRALIEWTGDQLAEVEVNEKIAEDVREGMEKTQKEFLLRQQLAAIRKELGDDDGTGSSDDYRSRIEAADLPDNVREAALREVGKLERAGDQSPESGWIRTWLDTVLDLPWSVHTDDSTDLKAARDILDADHHGLEDVKDRIVEYLAVRARRAQRGLQVVGGRGSGAVMVLAGPPGVGKTSLGESVARALGRKFVRVALGGVRDEAEIRGHRRTYVGALPGRIVRAIGEAGSMNPVVLLDEIDKVGSDFRGDPAAALLEVLDPAQNHTFRDHYLDLDLDLSDVVFLATANVIENIPSALLDRMELVQIDGYTEDDKVAIARDFLLPRQRERAALTDGEVEVTDAALRKVAADYTREPGVRQFERLLAKAMRKVTTKLASTPGPIVIDEPDLVEYLGRPRFLPESAERTAVPGVATGLAVTGLGGDVLYIEAGATDGEPGLQLTGQLGDVMKESAQIALSYVRSHAEQLGVDPKALDRRIHVHVPAGAVPKDGPSAGVTMVTALVSMATGRQVRSDVGMTGEVTLNGRVLPIGGVKQKLLAAQRAGLATVFIPQRNEADLDDVPADVLDALEVKPMTDVADIVAQALAPVEERATVAA from the coding sequence ATGGCTGAAGTCAAGACGGTTCCGGTCTTGTTCTCGAGCGAGTCGATCGTGCTGCCCGGCATGGTGGTGCCGATCGAGCTCGATGATGCCGCCCGCGCCGCGGTCGACGCCGCACGCGCCAGCGAGTCCGGTGAACTGCTGATCGCCCCGCGGCTCGACGACCGGTATCCCTCGTACGGCGTGCTGGCCACGATCGTGCAGATCGGCCGCATGGTCGGCGGGCCCGCCGCCGTGGTGCGCGGCGGCAGCCGGGCGCACATCGGCGCCGGCGCGACCGGCCCCGGCGCTGCGCTGTGGGTGGAGGTTACCGAGGTCGCCGAGAACCAACCCGGCGACGAGACGTTCAAGCTGGCCGCGGAGTACAAGAAGCTCCTGCTGGCCATGCTGCAGCGACGCGAGGCGTGGCAGATCATCGATTTCGTCAACCAGCTGTCGGATCCGTCCGCGCTGGCCGACACCGCCGGCTATGCGTCGTATCTGACCCAGGTGCAGAAGCGGCAACTGCTCGAGACGCCCGACGTCGCCGAGCGGCTGCGCGCGCTGATCGAGTGGACGGGCGATCAACTGGCCGAGGTCGAGGTCAACGAGAAGATCGCCGAGGACGTCCGCGAGGGCATGGAGAAGACGCAGAAGGAGTTCCTGCTGCGCCAGCAACTGGCGGCGATCCGCAAGGAACTCGGCGACGACGACGGGACCGGTTCCTCGGACGACTACCGCAGCCGCATCGAGGCGGCCGACCTTCCCGACAACGTCCGCGAGGCGGCGCTGCGCGAGGTCGGCAAGCTTGAGCGCGCCGGCGACCAGAGCCCGGAGAGCGGCTGGATCCGCACCTGGCTGGACACCGTGCTCGACCTGCCGTGGAGCGTGCACACCGACGACTCCACCGATCTGAAGGCGGCGCGCGACATCCTCGACGCCGACCATCACGGTCTGGAGGACGTCAAGGACCGCATCGTCGAGTACCTGGCCGTGCGGGCGCGCCGCGCCCAGCGTGGTCTGCAGGTCGTCGGCGGCCGCGGTTCGGGCGCGGTGATGGTGCTGGCCGGTCCGCCCGGGGTCGGCAAGACCTCGCTCGGCGAGAGCGTCGCACGGGCGCTGGGCCGCAAGTTCGTCCGCGTCGCCCTGGGCGGCGTGCGCGACGAGGCCGAGATCCGCGGGCACCGGCGCACGTACGTCGGCGCGCTGCCCGGCCGCATCGTGCGCGCCATCGGCGAGGCGGGTTCGATGAACCCGGTCGTGCTGCTCGACGAGATCGACAAGGTGGGCTCCGACTTCCGCGGTGACCCCGCGGCGGCGCTGCTGGAGGTGTTGGATCCGGCGCAGAACCACACGTTCCGCGACCACTACCTCGACCTCGACCTGGACCTGTCGGACGTGGTGTTCCTGGCGACGGCCAACGTCATCGAGAACATCCCGTCGGCCCTGCTGGACCGCATGGAGCTGGTGCAGATCGACGGTTACACCGAAGACGACAAGGTCGCGATCGCGCGTGACTTCCTGCTGCCGCGGCAGCGGGAAAGGGCGGCCCTCACCGATGGTGAAGTCGAGGTCACAGATGCCGCGCTGCGCAAGGTCGCCGCCGACTACACCCGCGAGCCTGGCGTGCGCCAGTTCGAGCGGTTGCTGGCCAAGGCGATGCGCAAGGTGACGACGAAGCTGGCCTCGACGCCGGGTCCGATCGTCATCGACGAGCCGGATCTCGTTGAGTACCTGGGCCGTCCGCGGTTCCTGCCCGAATCGGCCGAACGCACGGCGGTGCCCGGGGTGGCGACCGGGCTGGCGGTCACCGGGCTCGGCGGCGATGTGCTCTACATCGAGGCCGGCGCGACCGACGGCGAACCGGGCCTGCAGCTGACCGGGCAGCTGGGCGACGTCATGAAGGAGTCCGCGCAGATTGCGCTGTCCTACGTGCGCTCGCACGCCGAGCAACTCGGTGTCGACCCCAAGGCGCTCGACCGGCGCATCCACGTCCACGTGCCCGCCGGTGCGGTCCCCAAGGACGGACCGTCGGCGGGTGTGACGATGGTGACGGCGCTGGTCTCGATGGCCACCGGCCGGCAGGTGCGGTCGGACGTCGGGATGACCGGCGAGGTCACGCTCAACGGTCGGGTGCTGCCGATCGGCGGCGTCAAGCAGAAGCTGCTCGCCGCGCAACGGGCCGGTCTGGCAACCGTTTTCATCCCGCAGCGCAACGAGGCGGATCTCGATGACGTGCCCGCCGATGTGCTCGACGCGTTGGAGGTCAAACCGATGACCGACGTCGCCGACATCGTCGCGCAGGCGCTGGCGCCGGTCGAGGAGCGCGCCACCGTCGCCGCCTGA
- a CDS encoding HhH-GDP family DNA glycosylase, producing the protein MDAAAQKKTVANLLEQAGTTYARQAGIRLADKPMPLFQLLTLCMLASKPIDAGIAVAAARELFGAGLRTPKAVTAADRAEMIRAFGRAHYVRYDESSATRLTDIAAATVEEYGGDLRRLDGVAEHDAAALTGALKQFKGIGDTGADIFLREVQDTWTWLRPYFDDRAVAAARSLGLPGAPDKLGALAPRRNADLAAALVRVSLDDELRDAVRG; encoded by the coding sequence ATGGACGCCGCAGCGCAGAAGAAGACCGTCGCGAACCTGCTCGAGCAGGCCGGCACCACCTACGCCCGGCAGGCCGGAATCCGGTTGGCGGACAAACCGATGCCGCTGTTCCAGCTGCTGACGCTGTGCATGCTGGCCAGCAAACCGATCGACGCCGGCATCGCGGTGGCCGCGGCCAGGGAGCTGTTCGGCGCCGGACTGCGCACGCCCAAAGCCGTCACCGCCGCCGACCGCGCCGAGATGATCCGTGCGTTCGGCCGCGCGCACTACGTCCGCTACGACGAGAGCTCGGCCACCCGCCTGACCGACATCGCGGCGGCCACCGTCGAGGAGTACGGCGGCGACCTGCGCAGGCTCGACGGGGTCGCCGAGCACGACGCCGCCGCACTGACCGGTGCGCTCAAACAGTTCAAGGGCATCGGCGACACCGGCGCCGACATCTTCCTGCGCGAGGTGCAGGACACCTGGACGTGGCTGCGTCCGTACTTCGACGACCGTGCCGTGGCGGCGGCCCGCTCACTCGGATTACCGGGTGCGCCAGACAAACTCGGTGCCCTGGCGCCGCGGCGCAACGCCGACCTGGCCGCGGCGCTGGTGCGGGTGTCGCTCGACGACGAGCTGCGCGACGCGGTGCGGGGATGA
- a CDS encoding DUF72 domain-containing protein: MIRIGTSGWSYDHWKDVLYPTGTPVAKRLARYVAEFDTVELNASFYRWPKDEAFAGWRQRLPDGFTMSVKAQRGLTHYRRLREPEPWIERFDRCWTLLGDRSEALLVQLHPELERDDARLEHFLTLMPERIPVAMELRHPSWGDPAVYELLERHDAAYVVMSGAHLRCVPRATSGRVYIRMHGPDQDSLYAGSYPDDELRRWADRIRAWDEEGRRVLVYFNNDLGGHAVRNACTLRAMLAER, translated from the coding sequence GTGATCCGGATCGGCACGTCGGGATGGTCCTACGACCACTGGAAGGACGTGCTGTATCCGACGGGCACACCGGTGGCCAAGCGGTTGGCGCGCTACGTCGCCGAGTTCGACACCGTCGAGCTCAACGCGAGCTTCTACCGGTGGCCCAAGGACGAGGCGTTCGCCGGCTGGCGCCAACGGCTGCCCGACGGGTTCACCATGTCGGTCAAGGCCCAGCGCGGACTCACCCACTACCGGCGGCTGCGCGAACCCGAGCCGTGGATCGAGCGGTTCGACCGGTGCTGGACGCTGCTCGGGGACCGCAGCGAGGCGCTGCTGGTGCAGCTGCATCCGGAGCTGGAGCGCGACGACGCCCGCCTCGAGCACTTCCTCACCCTGATGCCCGAGCGCATCCCCGTCGCGATGGAACTGCGGCACCCGTCCTGGGGCGACCCCGCCGTCTACGAGCTGCTCGAACGGCACGACGCCGCCTACGTGGTGATGAGCGGCGCCCACCTCCGCTGCGTGCCCAGGGCGACCAGCGGCCGGGTGTACATCCGCATGCACGGCCCCGATCAGGACTCGCTGTACGCCGGGTCGTACCCCGACGACGAACTGCGGCGGTGGGCCGACCGGATCCGCGCCTGGGACGAGGAGGGCCGACGGGTCCTCGTCTACTTCAACAACGACCTCGGCGGGCACGCCGTGCGCAACGCCTGCACGCTGCGGGCGATGCTGGCCGAGCGGTGA
- a CDS encoding TfoX/Sxy family protein, with protein MAYDEDLAHRIRELLTGQRGVDEKRMFGGLAFLVDGHMAVAVSGRGGLMVRVPPAEAATLLARPHVEPMTMAGREMRGWLLVGVDGLRTKRQLQPWVARGVDFARSLPPK; from the coding sequence ATGGCCTATGACGAAGACCTGGCCCACCGCATCCGCGAACTGCTCACCGGGCAGCGCGGTGTCGACGAGAAGCGGATGTTCGGCGGACTGGCGTTCCTCGTCGACGGTCACATGGCGGTGGCGGTCAGCGGACGCGGCGGCCTGATGGTGCGGGTGCCACCGGCCGAGGCCGCCACGCTGCTCGCCCGCCCGCACGTCGAGCCGATGACGATGGCGGGCCGCGAGATGCGTGGGTGGCTGCTGGTCGGCGTGGACGGGTTGCGGACCAAACGACAGCTGCAGCCCTGGGTCGCGCGCGGTGTGGACTTCGCCAGGAGTTTGCCCCCGAAATAG
- a CDS encoding SDR family NAD(P)-dependent oxidoreductase, translated as MKIESGQVAVVTGGTSGIGFALADHLTRRGVAVMIADIREDAIPAAVDALSDRPGAAAGVRVDVREAAEVDALADTTLDRFGRVDLVCNNAGVVCEQTPAWEQALPTWRRLIDVKLMGAVNGVRTFAPILITQGTGHFLNTASAGGLIALPDLAPYSATMHAVVGLTETLNVELRSASPQLGATVLCPGMVDTPLGPNSAALTPPGAVSVPNDRDDDAMRGAISPAVVADAAIAAVEADRVHAVVGPGAAEAARNRIDRLLADLE; from the coding sequence GTGAAGATCGAATCCGGACAGGTCGCGGTCGTGACCGGCGGAACCAGCGGCATCGGCTTCGCGCTCGCCGACCACCTGACCCGACGCGGTGTCGCGGTGATGATCGCCGACATCCGCGAGGACGCGATCCCCGCGGCGGTCGACGCCCTGTCGGACCGCCCGGGCGCCGCCGCCGGGGTGCGGGTCGACGTGCGCGAGGCCGCCGAGGTCGACGCCCTGGCCGACACCACCCTCGACCGCTTCGGCCGCGTCGACCTGGTGTGCAACAACGCGGGCGTCGTCTGCGAACAGACGCCGGCGTGGGAGCAGGCGTTGCCGACGTGGCGCCGGCTGATCGACGTCAAACTCATGGGAGCCGTGAACGGGGTGCGGACCTTCGCGCCGATCCTCATCACCCAAGGGACGGGCCACTTCCTCAACACCGCCTCCGCAGGCGGCCTGATCGCACTGCCCGACCTGGCGCCCTACAGCGCGACCATGCACGCCGTGGTCGGCCTGACCGAGACGTTGAATGTCGAATTGCGCTCCGCATCACCGCAATTGGGCGCCACCGTGCTCTGCCCCGGCATGGTCGACACGCCGCTGGGCCCGAACTCGGCGGCGCTCACCCCACCCGGCGCGGTCAGCGTGCCCAACGACCGCGACGACGACGCGATGCGCGGTGCGATCAGCCCGGCGGTGGTCGCCGACGCCGCGATCGCCGCGGTCGAGGCGGACCGGGTGCACGCCGTCGTCGGTCCCGGCGCCGCAGAGGCCGCGCGGAACCGGATCGACCGGCTGCTGGCGGATCTCGAGTGA